CGGGACATGGCGATGCGCGCCGGCCCCATTCCGAAGGCCCAGCCGGTGAACCGCTCGCTGTCCAGTCCCGCCGCCTCCAGTACGTTGGGATGCACCATGCCGCACCCGAGGATTTCGACCCACCGCAATCCCTTGCCGTCCTGCAGGTCGACCTCGACATCCATCTGCGCGCCCGGTTCGACGAACAGGAAGTACGAGGGGCCGAATCGCACGCGACGCGACGCCCCGTAGAACCGACGTGCTAACTCCGTGAGTGTCGCCTTGAGATCGACAAACGACACCCCTTCGTCCACCGCCAGGCCTTCCAGCTGCATGAACGCCGGCGCGTGTGTGGCATCGAAGAAGTCGCGACGGTACACCTGTCCCGGTGCCAGTACCCGCACCGGCGGCGCCATGCCCTGCAGCGTGCGCACCTGCACCGGTGACGTGTGCGTGCGCAGCAGCGTGTCGTCGCCCAGATACAGGGTGTCGTGCAACTCCATCGCCGGATGATCCGGCGGAAAGTTGAGCGCGCCGAAGTTGTACCACTCCGTTTCGGCTTCCGGCCCGAGCGCGATGGTGAATCCCAACTCGCGAAAGATCTCGCAGATCTCGTCGATGACGAGCGTCACGGGATGAAGTGTGCCCTTCCACCCATGACGGGCCGGCATCGTGGGATCGAACGCGTCGGCCCCTCCCCCCTCCGTCTGCCTCGCGACAAAGTCATCGAGATGCTGCTGCAGGCGACTCTTGAGACTGTTGAACTGCGTCCCCGCCGCGCGCCGATCCTCGGCGGGCAGGTCGCGCAAGGCGTTTTGCAGCGCGTTCAGTCGGTCATCCTTGAGCGCGTTGAGCTGGCCTTTCGCCACGTCAAGCCGCGTCGCGGGATCGAGGCCGAGGAGCAGCGCGCTCGCCTCCGCATCAAGCGCACGCGCCAGTTCGAGATACTCTGAGAGTTGCACGGGAAGTGTGGTAGAGCCGTGAGCCGATGCGACCTCGCAACGGGACCATACGCGCAGGGCCGGCGTCCCTGAAGGTAGCCGGCCCTGCGACATCGAACCTGCGCCGAGGAACTACGCGGCGCTCTTGGCGGCGTCGAGGGCCTTGCGCACTTGTTCGGCGATCGCCGCAAACGCTTCCGGCTCACGCACTGCCAGATCGGCGAGCACCTTGCCGTCGATCTCGATGCCGGAGGCATGCAGGCCGTTGATGAACGTGCTGTACGACATGTCATGCAGCCGGGCCGCCGCATTGATACGCACGATCCAGAGGCGACGGAAGTCGCGCTTCTTGTTCTTGCGATCGCGATACGCATAGCGCCAGCCACGCTCAACGGTTTCCTTTGCGGCCTTCCACAGTTTGGACCGGCCGCCAAAGGCACCCTTGGCGTGCTTCATGATCTGCTTTTTCCGCTTGAGGCGGACGACGTTGGATTTTACGCGTGGCATGAATCGATCTCCTTAGGCGAGTATAAGACGCTTGATGCGCTTGATTTCGCCATTCGTGGTCACGATGGTCGGCCGGCGCAGGTTACGCTTCCGCTTTGGATCTTTCTTGGTCAGGATGTGGCTCTTGTACGCCTTCAGGCGCCGGATCTTCCCCGATCCCGTCACGGAGAAGCGCTTCTTGGCGCCGCTGTGGGTCTTCATCTTCGGCATGGTACGCTCGCGGCTGCGGTAAACTGCCTCGCGTTCGAGGCAGGCCTTCATCGATCACGCGCCGACTACTTCGGCGCGAGAATCATCGTCAGAGATTTTCCTTCCATCAACGGTGCGCTTTCGACCTTCGCCAGATCGGCGAGTTCAACCGACACCCGATCGACCACCTGGCGCCCCAACTCGGGGTGCGCGATCTGTCGTCCACGGAACATCAACGTCACCTTCACCTTGTTCCCTTCTTCCAGGGAAGCGTCGCGCATGCCGCGTCTTCGTTTCGAAGTCGTGATCGTCGATCCCGGGGCGGTACTTGACCTCCTTGAGATGGATCACATGCTGCTTCTTCTTCGCCAGCCGCGCCTGCTTGGCCTGTTCAAACTTGAACTTCCCGAAATCCATGATGCGAACGACGGGAGGCCGCGCCGCAGCCGCCACTTCGACGAGATCCAACCCCTGCTCCTGCGCCTGGGCCAGTGCCACGTCGACTTCCATGATGCCGAGCTGACTTCCGTCGGCGGCGATCACGCGAACGGGGCTGATCCGGATTTGCCGGTTCACCCGTGGCGGACGCTTGGTCGAATCCTGAATAGGCCGAACTCCGGTGAAGAGATACAGAAAACGCGGACCCCTGTCAGGAATCCGCGTCGCAACAATCACGCAGCCGCCCGCGCTGCGCGCGTCGGTGATGATTGATTCGATGGACTCCAGCAGCGCACCCCGGGAAATGCGCACATTCCGCATCGGGGGCCGAAGGGTGGGTTGGGCGTCGCTGCCCAACCGCTTCTCGGTTGTCGTACTTCTCAAACTACTGCTAACCGCTGAAACCTAGACGACTTAGGCCGAAGGTCAAGCCCCCACGGACGCTACCCTGCCAACCGGTAGCCCTTGGCGTCCGCCGCCACCCGACCAAAGCCGGTGTGGGCGTCATGTTCAAACACCAGCTGCCAGTCGTCCCGCAGCGCCTCGGCCAGCAGCGCTCGCTTGGACTCAAGGGTCACCAGCGGCTCCACGTCGTACCCCATGATCCACGGCAGGGGCAGATGATGCGCGGTTGGCACCACGTCGCCCAGGAAGCACAGCGTTTCGCCTCCCGACTTCAGGATGACGCTCTGATGGTGCGGGGTATGGCCGGGGGTCAATCGCACGCGGATTCCCGGACGGAGCTCCTGCTCCCCGTCGAGGAGATCAAAGCGACCGGCCGCGAAGATCGAATCCCAGTTGTGCGGGAAGTAACTAGCCGACGTTCGTTCGTTCGCCCGCAAGGCGTATTCGTATTCGCCACGTTGCACCACGTACCGGGCATTGGGAAACGCGGGCAGGATCTCGCCGGCCGCGTTCCGCCAGGTGTTTCCACCGGCGTGATCGAAGTGCAGATGCGTGTTGATCACCAGCGTCACATCGGCCGGGGCGAATCCTGCGCGTGCCATGCCTGCTTCCAGCGCGGTGCGTCCGGGAAGCCCGGCGTTCTCGATCGCGTAGATCTCGTGGAACTTGTCGGACTCCTTGTTTCCCGCCCCCGAGTCGATGAGCACCAGGCCGTCGTCATGCTCGATCAGCAGACAGCGCATGCCCATGGGAATCCGATTCTTCGCGTCGGCGGTAATGCGGCGTTCCCATAATGTCTTGGGAACCACGCCGAACATCGCCCCGCCGTCCAGTTGCTGGCCTCCCGCTTGAATGGCGTGAATACGCCATCGACCCAGCGTCCGGCTGTCGAGCAGTGGCTCCGGAAACGTCACGCGATATGATCCTCAATGGCAGGAAGGGGAAACGCGCGACGACGACGATCCGACGCCGTCCGGCCGCGCCGTCGCATCGGCGACGCCAGTCGCGCCTCCAGCAGCGGCCACGAGGAGAGCCCCTCCTCCTCGGCGATACGAATCAGGCGTAACAACACGCGGGCCGTGGCCTCCGCATCCCCGCCCGCCCGATGTCGGGCGCCGACGTCTATCCCGAAATACCGCGTGACGTGGTCGAGCGATCGCCGAGCAAGCTGCGGCAGCAGCAACCGCGCCAAGCGCACGGTGCACAACCGCGGACCGGCCAGTCGCATGCCGCCGCGCGCCAACTCATCACTCACGAAGCGCCAATCAAACGACGCGTTGTGGGCGGTGAAAACATGCCCCGCCAGTCGGCTCGTCACTTGTTCGGCCACCTGACGAAACGGCGGCTGATCCTTGACCATGTCCCAGGTGATTTGCGTCAACGCCGTGATGTGCGCCGGGATCAGTCGTTCGGGATTCACCAGTTGCGAGTATACCTCGACGATCTGACCGCCGTGCACACGCGCGATGGCAATTTCGGTCACCCGGTCCCCGCCGCTCGATCGGGTGCCGGTGGTTTCGACGTCCACAACCGCGAATGACACGTCGGACAGGCCGTTCGGTGCGTCGCTCAACACCGTCGCCGACGGCCCTGAAGACGAAGTGGACAACGGCTCCGGTTGATCTCGCAAAGCCCAGTGGCCAGAGGGCAACTGCACGAACTCCTCATGACTGGTCAGCAAGGCCAACGCCATGCGTTCGGCCGCATCCGGCTGCAGGCGGTCCACTTGACAGACGTCCCGCATGAGCGTGAGTGCGTCAAGCGGACCGGCCGCCAGTCGCTCGGCAGCTCGGGCCGACAGCGTCGTGGGGCGCCGTCCCACGACGGTGCCGAACGGACTGCGATTGGAAAGAGGTGTCACCGCCATGGCGGCAAGTTAGCGGGGGGGAGTGACTAGTAAATCGACGAGCGGCGACCTACCTTTGTGAAGAATTTCACAAGCTCTGCCCGTGAAGCGAATAGCCGACTCAACCGTTCGTCGCCTGTCGATGTATCTCCGCTATCTGGAGGCGCTCGACGTCAGCGGCCACACTACCGCCTCCAGTGACGAGCTGGCTCAGCTTTGTCACACCACGCCCGCGCAAGTTCGCAAAGATCTGTCCTTTTTCGGATCTTTCGGCAAGCGCGGCCTTGGCTATCCCGTGCACGAACTCACGGCCCATCTGCGTGAGATTCTGGGGCTGGAACGCGAGTGGAAGATCGTGATCGTCGGCGCCGGAAAAATCGGTGCGGCGCTGGCCAATTATGATGGCTTCCGTCAGCGGGGCTTTCGTGTGCTGGGCGTGTACGACAACAGTCCGACCAAGATCGGCCACTCCTGGGGTGAGGAAGTGGTGCGTGATATGGCGCTTCTGGATGCCGATGTGCGCACCGAAGACTCGGTGATCGCGGTGCTGGCCATTCCGTCGGATGACGCGCAGTCGGTCGTGGACCGTATCGTCGCGGCAGGCATCCGGGCCATTCTGAACTTCGCGCCGACTCAGGTGACGGTACCGCCGCACGTCTCGCTCAAGTCGGTCAACATGGCCATGGAGCTGGAGGGATTGTCGTTCGCCCTCACGAACAACTTCACGGATCGCGGCGCGGCGTAAGCAGCGGTTCCAACGCACGAACCAGTCGCGCGAAGTCTTCCGCCGTGAGCACCTCCGGGCGCAGATCCGTGGTCAGTCCGCACGACGCAATGACTGCGGCGGCTCGGTCGGGATCGAGCGCCGTGACCGTGCGGATGACACGCACCAGCTGCTTCCGCCGCAGCCCGAATGCCGCCTGCACAAACGCGCGAAAGCGCGCTTCGAGTACCGCGTCGATGGCCGGAATGGCGCGCGGCGTGACACGCACGACCGCCGACTCAACGGTCGGGGCCGGCTGAAAGGCGGACGGCGCGACTCGCCGTACCATCTCGACCTCGGCAACAGCCTGCACGTTGACGCTCAACGCCCCGTAGATCTTGTCACCGGGTGGGGCCGCGAGCCGATCAGCGACTTCTTTCTGCACCAGATACACGGCCACGTCGGGACGCGGGACCTGCAGCGCATGAAAGATGATCGGTGTGGTGATGTAGTACGGCACGTTGCCAGCCAGCACGAATGGTCCATCGGCCAGCGAGGCCAACGACACACTCAACACGTCGGCCTCCACGATTTCGACGTGCGGTTGACCGGCATATCGCGCCCGTAAGTGGGCGACGAGATCTCGATCCACTTCAACCGCAACGACGCGCGCCGCCCGTTCGACGAGGCGATCGGTCAGGATGCCGCGACCCGGCCCGATCTCCACCACGGTCTTGCCATCGAGCGGCCCCAACGCCTTGACAATCGCGTCAAGCACGCGCGTGTCCTTCAGGAAATGCTGACCGAATCGCTTTCGCGCCGGAGGCAGTCTGGGTGCGACGAATCCGGTGGATGCGGCGGGGCGATGCCGGTGCTGGCTCACGCGGGTCGATCCACAATCACCGCCGCCAGGTCGTCGCGCAGCGGCGTGCCGACCACATGCCCCTCGACCAGCCGGACCAGCTGACTGAGCATCTCGTCCGGTGTTTCGCCCTGATTCATCGCAGCCAGCAATTCCAGAATTCGCCGCTCGCCGAGTCGCGCATCGCGCGCATCCAACGCATCCGGCAACCCATCGGTGAACAACACCACCCGGTCCCCTGGTCGCCAGGCCATCACGCACTCCTCGATAGCGGCGTCGCTGAACCCGATGGGTGGCGCAATCGCGGCCAGACGCGTGCAGTCGCCATCCCGTCCGACACGGAACGCATGGGGATGTCCGGCGTTGGCAAACCGGATCTCCCCGACCCGGCTGTCGATGACGACATAGCACAGGGTCAACGACATCTCCGTCGAGTCCAGTTCATCGGCCAGTGAACGCCGGACGGCTTCCACGGCAATCGATGGATCAAACGCGGCCTGCACGTGAATGGCGACCGCGCTCAGCGCGAGGGCC
This genomic window from Gemmatimonadaceae bacterium contains:
- a CDS encoding 3'-5' exonuclease; the encoded protein is MAVTPLSNRSPFGTVVGRRPTTLSARAAERLAAGPLDALTLMRDVCQVDRLQPDAAERMALALLTSHEEFVQLPSGHWALRDQPEPLSTSSSGPSATVLSDAPNGLSDVSFAVVDVETTGTRSSGGDRVTEIAIARVHGGQIVEVYSQLVNPERLIPAHITALTQITWDMVKDQPPFRQVAEQVTSRLAGHVFTAHNASFDWRFVSDELARGGMRLAGPRLCTVRLARLLLPQLARRSLDHVTRYFGIDVGARHRAGGDAEATARVLLRLIRIAEEEGLSSWPLLEARLASPMRRRGRTASDRRRRAFPLPAIEDHIA
- the pheS gene encoding phenylalanine--tRNA ligase subunit alpha → MQLSEYLELARALDAEASALLLGLDPATRLDVAKGQLNALKDDRLNALQNALRDLPAEDRRAAGTQFNSLKSRLQQHLDDFVARQTEGGGADAFDPTMPARHGWKGTLHPVTLVIDEICEIFRELGFTIALGPEAETEWYNFGALNFPPDHPAMELHDTLYLGDDTLLRTHTSPVQVRTLQGMAPPVRVLAPGQVYRRDFFDATHAPAFMQLEGLAVDEGVSFVDLKATLTELARRFYGASRRVRFGPSYFLFVEPGAQMDVEVDLQDGKGLRWVEILGCGMVHPNVLEAAGLDSERFTGWAFGMGPARIAMSRYGINDIRLLYDSDVRFLEQFAR
- a CDS encoding redox-sensing transcriptional repressor Rex; translated protein: MKRIADSTVRRLSMYLRYLEALDVSGHTTASSDELAQLCHTTPAQVRKDLSFFGSFGKRGLGYPVHELTAHLREILGLEREWKIVIVGAGKIGAALANYDGFRQRGFRVLGVYDNSPTKIGHSWGEEVVRDMALLDADVRTEDSVIAVLAIPSDDAQSVVDRIVAAGIRAILNFAPTQVTVPPHVSLKSVNMAMELEGLSFALTNNFTDRGAA
- a CDS encoding MBL fold metallo-hydrolase, which gives rise to MTFPEPLLDSRTLGRWRIHAIQAGGQQLDGGAMFGVVPKTLWERRITADAKNRIPMGMRCLLIEHDDGLVLIDSGAGNKESDKFHEIYAIENAGLPGRTALEAGMARAGFAPADVTLVINTHLHFDHAGGNTWRNAAGEILPAFPNARYVVQRGEYEYALRANERTSASYFPHNWDSIFAAGRFDLLDGEQELRPGIRVRLTPGHTPHHQSVILKSGGETLCFLGDVVPTAHHLPLPWIMGYDVEPLVTLESKRALLAEALRDDWQLVFEHDAHTGFGRVAADAKGYRLAG
- the rsmA gene encoding ribosomal RNA small subunit methyltransferase A: MSQHRHRPAASTGFVAPRLPPARKRFGQHFLKDTRVLDAIVKALGPLDGKTVVEIGPGRGILTDRLVERAARVVAVEVDRDLVAHLRARYAGQPHVEIVEADVLSVSLASLADGPFVLAGNVPYYITTPIIFHALQVPRPDVAVYLVQKEVADRLAAPPGDKIYGALSVNVQAVAEVEMVRRVAPSAFQPAPTVESAVVRVTPRAIPAIDAVLEARFRAFVQAAFGLRRKQLVRVIRTVTALDPDRAAAVIASCGLTTDLRPEVLTAEDFARLVRALEPLLTPRRDP
- the rpmI gene encoding 50S ribosomal protein L35 yields the protein MPKMKTHSGAKKRFSVTGSGKIRRLKAYKSHILTKKDPKRKRNLRRPTIVTTNGEIKRIKRLILA
- the rplT gene encoding 50S ribosomal protein L20; this encodes MPRVKSNVVRLKRKKQIMKHAKGAFGGRSKLWKAAKETVERGWRYAYRDRKNKKRDFRRLWIVRINAAARLHDMSYSTFINGLHASGIEIDGKVLADLAVREPEAFAAIAEQVRKALDAAKSAA